One genomic region from Bacteroidota bacterium encodes:
- a CDS encoding cell wall anchor protein encodes MSNSKIHMVFNYINSYRVVGRYILLVILLAMPGVFAAQDVKVSATLDTNSILIGEQTVVHVTIQYRADKGNVAIQWPALNDTIIKQIEIVNKTKIDTTIPNKDDPYWLQQSQNLIITSFDSGYYAIPPFKFILNNDTSKVFETEALLLEVNNVQVDTTQAIRDIKPPMDEPFDFRELIPYVKWVVGILALLTLVIYLIKRYLKSRKTTIVVKSDPKVPPHITALAALEQINNEKLWQQGKYKQYHSAISDILRLYLQQRFKINAPEQTSDEIFAQLRSMVMDEESKQRLKQILTLADLVKFAKENPLPNENELSMQLAVDFVNGTKREEEVKSEAIETKD; translated from the coding sequence ATGAGTAACAGTAAAATACATATGGTTTTTAATTATATCAATTCCTATAGAGTTGTGGGTAGGTATATTTTACTAGTTATTTTATTGGCTATGCCGGGCGTATTTGCCGCTCAAGATGTTAAAGTGTCGGCAACACTTGATACCAATAGTATTTTAATTGGAGAGCAGACCGTTGTTCATGTAACTATTCAGTACAGAGCGGATAAAGGTAATGTTGCAATTCAGTGGCCTGCATTGAATGATACGATTATTAAACAAATTGAAATTGTAAATAAAACCAAAATAGATACAACAATACCAAATAAGGACGATCCTTATTGGTTGCAACAATCTCAAAATTTAATTATTACATCCTTTGATTCGGGCTATTATGCCATACCCCCGTTTAAATTTATCTTGAATAATGACACGTCAAAGGTTTTTGAAACGGAGGCTCTGCTGTTAGAGGTGAATAATGTGCAAGTTGATACAACACAAGCTATACGTGACATTAAGCCTCCTATGGATGAACCATTCGATTTTAGAGAGTTAATTCCTTATGTAAAATGGGTGGTTGGTATACTAGCACTACTAACGTTGGTTATTTATTTAATAAAACGTTATTTGAAAAGTCGTAAGACAACCATTGTCGTTAAGTCGGACCCTAAAGTGCCGCCACATATAACTGCGTTAGCTGCATTAGAGCAAATTAATAATGAAAAATTGTGGCAGCAGGGCAAATACAAGCAATACCATTCTGCTATATCCGATATTTTGAGGTTGTATTTGCAGCAACGATTTAAAATTAATGCTCCGGAGCAAACATCTGATGAAATTTTTGCTCAACTGCGTTCAATGGTTATGGATGAAGAAAGCAAGCAACGCTTAAAACAAATTTTGACGCTAGCCGATTTAGTGAAATTTGCTAAAGAGAATCCTTTGCCTAATGAAAATGAATTGTCTATGCAGTTGGCTGTTGATTTTGTAAATGGCACAAAACGAGAAGAGGAAGTAAAGAGTGAAGCAATAGAAACTAAAGATTAA